GATATCTGTTTTATTCTGTTCGTCTGGCTGcctgtctgattttttttcgtGAAAACATTTGCCTACCGCTTATGACAGAATTTGACAATAAGAAAATTTCACTTTTTGATGTTGGCCCAGTCTATCGTATCTGTTTGTTTCATCGTCTGTCTctctatattttttttctgtctgcaaTGGTTATCTTTTCTTGAAAATATTCGCCTACCGCATCTAAAGCTTCTGAAGTTCTGACAATAAAAGAAATTACACTGTCTGAGGTTGGCCCAGTCTTTCCTATCTGTTTGTTTCACTGTCTGTCATGCTTTTCTTCTCTGTcatgttttttcttttcttgtaaatATTCGCCTACCGCATATAACACTTCTATAGGAAAATTACACTGTTTACTGTTGGCCCAGTCTTATCCTTGTTTCGCCGTCTGTTTCTCTGTGATGTTTTTCCTCTCATGTTCTTTTCGTCtgtcatgttgttttttctcttgACAACGTTAGCCTACCGCGGACGCCAGGACAGTTTCTATTCCCCGCTCGACGCCCTCGAGGTACTCTAGCATGGGCCTGTTGGTCTTGTGCTGGTAGTAGCGCGTGCGGAAGTGCTTGTCGTTGATGGTCCTCCGCACGTCGTCCCGCACGCAGTCGGGCAGGTAGTACAGCACACGGCCCATGTCGGTCCCTAGCAGGATGCCCGCCTCCGTGTAGGTCCCGTCCTGAACCTCCTTGTACGTCTTCTCCATCTTCTCCGTCAGCAGGCTGTACATGAACTCGTACATCGCCACGTAGTCCTTGTGGGCCATCGCACCTGTTTGGGAGGGAGGGGGATAAGTCAGAGGGTGAACGAAAGAGCGAGTAGTACAAGGAAAAAGTAAGTCGAATTGTTTTCTGTCAATTACTGTACATGAACCAGAATATCACAACGTAGTCTTCCATTTGCTCTAATTATTGATAAGCATTTCGTTCTTAAGCAACGGATTTCTAAATAATCTTTTGATGAAAGTTGGAAAGAACGCCCACTGTATGACGTCATGTATTGACGTGTACCTTCCTCCTTCTTTGTGTAATTTTCTTTTCCCATACTTTCGGCgtaatgttgttttttccacACATTCCCTTCTTCCTTACATTAAGTTACAATCCATCTTGAATCGCCCCTTGGGCTTTGCCAGCCTTCGTGCATCCCAAGTAAACACGGCTGTGCCGTTTCCGGCGCCTTTCACTTAAGTTCTGTGTTCTTTATGGCTCACACAAACACCGCGTAGCTGCCCGGGTAACCTTTACTCTCCTCACATCGTTTCTCACAGGCTGCGGGGCTCGCGTGTCTAAACAGTGCGCCCTGCCATCGTACATCAACCGTGCGAATTTCTGAAGACATTCGTAATACCCCagttccactagacggcgatcgcgctgcgttCTCACTGCGACATatataggatatgtgtaaccttcactttcatatTGGGTGtatcacacaaaacgtaaaggtgtgactgagaagacaaaaaaaaacacgaagtgtgaaaagattcgttttttttctatacaattcgttgagcgatctgtcaatttataggtcgcagagagagcgcagtgagagcgccgtcgTAGTTGGAAGGGGGTATTAAGCTAGAGAAATATATCCAACCCCGACGTGGAAAACAAATTACTTTCGGAAGCTAGAGAATTACATTCGTAAGCTATAGAAATATATCCATCCCtgactttgaaaacaaattgcATTCGTAAGCTAGAGAATTACATCTAGTAAGCAAGAAAAATATTTCCATCCCTGACTTGGAATACAAATTAAGTTCGGAAGCTAGAGAATTACATTAGTAAGCAAGAGAAATATAGTCATCCTTCACTTGGAAAACAACAACGCGAAAGAACGAAAATGGTGGAGTTATTCCCAAAAGTTGTGATTAAAAACATCTGGTGTAAGAGAATTTCTCTTCAATATGTATCATAAAGCAGTGAAGAACTAAATTTTCGAAAagttatgattgttgacgaaAGATAATATAACATACATCCTACACTAGGTTCAAACTTCACATCATGATACATAGCATGTCACTTCTGAACAAACAACATGTGGCATGCCTTTCTACATCAACTATGCATTTTCCAGTCATACATAAGGAGAACTAAGCTacagtgaattaaaaaaaaaaaaaattttaagatttttttttcacattataCCAAATCACATGTGCACAATGATATAATTTAGCATGATACTTCGCATCAGGCTCATTAATATAAAGCAACATCATGTTTCTATTGAATTCAtatatgcaattttttttcaacaattacaaaacacacatatgaAAAACGCACTTATATGCATTATATATCAACATAGCACCACATATATTGCTGATTCCATCCACTCTTTTACTTAAGACAATCATATTTCAAAAGCAGTTGACGGAATTATATtgtaacaacaaaataaaaagagaaagagaaaaataaaaataaaaataaaagttgtgtgtgtgtggcatgCTTACCCAGCGCATAATCCATTGTAACTGGTTGGTTGGTTCACACACACTGCAGACAAAGTAATGGTCAGACGTGCACAGCAACTCCACAGCCTAGTGCAAAGCAAGACGGTTAGCCGAGGGGCCGGCACAACACAACATGCACAGCTACGTACGGGAGTAGCAACTGCACAAGAAATATATATACGGGGAGGAAATATCTAGTGGGGGAAATAACGTCAAAAGTTATTTTCAACGGTTATCTTGAATAAACCTAGGCGTGTGCCCAAACCACCAGACGACCGCAGAAGTATTCCTTATAAGGCATGTGGTGCAAAAACAAGCCTGAAGACACCCCCATACATAACTTCACCCTGACTCTTGTGTGTTGCTTGTAAGTGGAATGTTCCATTATATCAAGGGGGAGGAGCAGTAGCATAAGATTTTAATACTGTTACAATAAGTCGCCAagaatgtactacatgtatattaaaacTGTCATTTTGGGAAGATTAGATTACTAGTACAATGTGAAATGCCAAAGTTTTTTGAATCTTTGTAGTGCttgtttaaagaaaatattggTGTTTATTTTCGTCGGTGGTATTGGACACCCCTCTAGCGGAATGTATTGGGCTGCACTTGTGAACCTAGCACATTCCAGAGCGCGGTGTCGGACGTTTTCCGCTGTGTGGGTCAGAGCGTACGTCAGCGGCAACCAGAAAATATATCATGATCAACAGCGCGATGCTTAAGGGGATAGCCTTAACACCGGGTTTCTCGGTGGGCGGCATGGGTACCATCCTTTTTCTATCGGGGCTCCTTACAACCCTAGAAAATTGTTTTTAGGATAGTGAGtataaggagccccggtagaattaggatggtacccagaacTGCAACTtaaagtaacgttacaaaataATGACTTTTTTGCATATGTAATCTAATTATTTCTAATTAATCCAATTAATTCCTTATTATTCCTTATTTTAGGCACCAACTGACACATAGTAAAACGAAAAGGAGAATATGTACGTAcaaaattcaagaaaatatAACAAGATAGCAATTTATATACACAGACACCTCCATAGTTTTTT
This genomic stretch from Branchiostoma floridae strain S238N-H82 chromosome 13, Bfl_VNyyK, whole genome shotgun sequence harbors:
- the LOC118429491 gene encoding uncharacterized protein LOC118429491, producing MDYALGAMAHKDYVAMYEFMYSLLTEKMEKTYKEVQDGTYTEAGILLGTDMGRVLYYLPDCVRDDVRRTINDKHFRTRYYQHKTNRPMLEYLEGVERGIETVLASAVG